TGATGGAATTGAAACATGTATCTCTTCTATTACTGGGAAAAATTTATGTTCACAAATCGATCAATTAAAAGTTACAATTTACATTGATATGATTGTGATTATTTTTTGGCTTGCACTAAAAAAAATAATCATAAAGAAAAAATAATGCATACAAATTATCATTTTGAAGAAACATTTTTTCAACATAATTTCACTGAATCTCGAAACGTTATTGGCGATTATGAAAATTGTAAATTTATTAGTTGTGATTTGAATACTTTGGATTTGAGCAATGTAAAATTTATCAATTGTGAATTTATTGAGTGTAATCTAAGTAATTCGAAACTTATCAATACAAGTTTTCAGCAAGTTGAATTTAAAAATTGTAAAATGATTGGATTTAATTTAGAAGTATGTAATCAGTTTGGGCTTAATGTTTTTTTTGAGCGTTGCATTTTAAATGATTCTACTTTTTATCAATTACCCCTTCAAAAATCAAAATTTATCGAATGTTCATTGCAAAATGTTGACTTTTCATATACAGATTTAAGTCACTCTTACTTCAATAATTGTGATTGTTTAAATGCAATTTTTGATCAAACCAATTTGAAGCAAGCAAATCTAAAAACATCTTATAATTTTAGAATTAATCCAAATGAAAATCAATTGAAAGGTGCCGTCTTTTCGAAAGAAAATATCATTGGTTTAGTACAACATTTAGGTTTGAAAATAGAATAACAAAAAAGTCCGAGAAATCTCGGACTTTTATTTATTTATAAAAACTTAAATTAAGCTTCTGGTTTATCTTGAGGTTTATCCTCTTTCCTTTCTGCTGGTTTAGCAGGTTTTTCTGTTCTTTCTGGTTTTGGCAATAAAGCTTTACGAGATAATTTCATTTTCTTTTTATCATCGTAACCTAAGAATTTAACATCAATTTTATCACCGATGTTTACAGAATCCTCTACTTTTTCTAAACGTCTGTGCTCTAATTCTGAAATATGAACTAACCCTTCAACTCCTTTAGAAATTTCAACAAAAGCACCGAATGGTTTAATTGATTTTACAACTGCATGATAAGTTGCTCCAGCTTCAGGAACAAATGCAATTTGTTTAATTCTTTCAATTACTTTATCGATATTTTCTTGGATAACACCATTAATTTCAACGCGACCTGTTGTTTCTAATTCTGTAATTGCAATAACAGTTTCTGTTTCTTTTTGCATTTCTTGAATCACTTTTCCACCAGGACCGATAACTGCTCCGATAAATTCCTTTGGAATTTCCATCACAACAACTTTAGGTGCATTTGGTTTTAATTGTGGACGAGGCGCTGGTAATGTTTCTAATAATTTACCTAAGATGTGCTCACGACCTTCTTTTGCTTGTAATAAGGCAGTTTCCATGATTTCCATCGATAAACCTTGGACTTTAATGTCCATTTGACAAGCTGTGATACCATCTGCTGTTCCTGTTACTTTAAAGTCCATATCTCCTAAGTGATCTTCATCTCCTAAAATATCAGACAATACAGTAAATTTCCCAGATTTTGTATCTGTAATTAACCCCATTGCAATTCCTGAAACTGGTTTTTTCATTTGTAAACCTGAATCCATTAATGCTAACGTTCCTGCACAAACTGTTGCCATAGAAGAAGAACCGTTAGATTCTAAAACTTCAGAAACGATACGAACTGTGTAAGGACAATCGTCTGGTAACATTTGAGCTAATGCACGTTGAGCTAAATTTCCGTGACCTATTTCACGACGAGAAGTTCCTCTTAATGGACGAGCTTCACCTGTTGAGAAAGGAGGGAAATTATAGTGTAAAAAGAATTTTTCGTCGAAGTTTGTTACTACACCATCAACCATATTCGCATCTTTAGAAGATCCTAAAGTTACTGTAGCCAATGCTTGAGTTTCACCACGTGTAAAAATTGCTGATCCATGAGTTGATGGTAAATAATCAACTTCTGTCCAAATTGGACGAATTGTTTTTGGATCACGACCATCTAAACGAATTCCTT
This portion of the Empedobacter stercoris genome encodes:
- a CDS encoding pentapeptide repeat-containing protein, which translates into the protein MHTNYHFEETFFQHNFTESRNVIGDYENCKFISCDLNTLDLSNVKFINCEFIECNLSNSKLINTSFQQVEFKNCKMIGFNLEVCNQFGLNVFFERCILNDSTFYQLPLQKSKFIECSLQNVDFSYTDLSHSYFNNCDCLNAIFDQTNLKQANLKTSYNFRINPNENQLKGAVFSKENIIGLVQHLGLKIE
- a CDS encoding polyribonucleotide nucleotidyltransferase; the encoded protein is MIPQAITEKITLSDGREITIETGKLAKQADGSVVVRMGDTMLLATVVANKEANPGVDFLPLTVDYREKFYAGGRIPGNFFRREAKPSDDEVLTMRLVDRVLRPMFPEDFHAEVQVMISLISYDKNVMPEALAGLAASAAIAITDIPFTLISEARVIRLNGELMINPSLEQLAQADIDIMVGASKDSVVMVEGEMGEISEREMLDAIEFAHAEIKKQIEAQESLAAKVGKSTPKREYNHETHDEEIREKVWAYGYDKYYDIAKHPSDKHERGEKFAQVEADFLAQYADDEEELARVTPFAHIYFHDVQKEAVRQLILNEGIRLDGRDPKTIRPIWTEVDYLPSTHGSAIFTRGETQALATVTLGSSKDANMVDGVVTNFDEKFFLHYNFPPFSTGEARPLRGTSRREIGHGNLAQRALAQMLPDDCPYTVRIVSEVLESNGSSSMATVCAGTLALMDSGLQMKKPVSGIAMGLITDTKSGKFTVLSDILGDEDHLGDMDFKVTGTADGITACQMDIKVQGLSMEIMETALLQAKEGREHILGKLLETLPAPRPQLKPNAPKVVVMEIPKEFIGAVIGPGGKVIQEMQKETETVIAITELETTGRVEINGVIQENIDKVIERIKQIAFVPEAGATYHAVVKSIKPFGAFVEISKGVEGLVHISELEHRRLEKVEDSVNIGDKIDVKFLGYDDKKKMKLSRKALLPKPERTEKPAKPAERKEDKPQDKPEA